From Oryza brachyantha chromosome 9, ObraRS2, whole genome shotgun sequence, a single genomic window includes:
- the LOC102714585 gene encoding chloroplast envelope quinone oxidoreductase homolog produces MATSSRRMRAVQYDKYGGGAQGLKHVEVPIPAPKKGEVLIRVEAASINQVDWKFQKGIARPFLPKKFPFTPGYDLAGEVVELGSGVSCFEVGDKVIAINFPDGGGLAEYAVARASRTAVRTTDVAAADGACLPIAAGTALVALRTAGVSLDGGGGARKNVLVTAASGGVGHFAVQLARLGGHRVTATCGARNVGLVGRLGADEVLDYATPEGAALRSPSGRRYDAVVHCATGFPWSAFSPALADAGVVVDVTPGAAGVTTALWQRATFSKKRLVPLFVSPTKEDMELLVGMAREGRLKAVIESRCPLSRAEECWAKSMSGHVTGKAVVVVGEEE; encoded by the exons ATGGCCACTTCTTCCCGGAGGATGCGCGCTGTCCAGTACGACaagtacggcggcggcgcccaggGTCTCAAG CATGTGGAGGTGCCGATCCCGGCGCCGAAGAAGGGCGAGGTGCTGATCAgggtggaggcggcgagcaTCAACCAGGTCGACTGGAAGTTTCAGAAGGGGATCGCCCGGCCGTTCTTGCCCAAGAAGTTCCCCTTCACCCCAG GTTACGATCTTGCCGGAGAGGTGGTGGAATTGGGCAGCGGGGTGAGCTGCTTCGAGGTGGGCGACAAGGTCATCGCCATTAATTTCCCG gacggcggcgggctcGCCGAGTACGCGGTGGCGCGGGCGTCGCGGACGGCGGTAAGGACGACGGATGTGGCCGCGGCCGACGGCGCGTGCCTGCCGATCGCCGCCGGCACGGCGCTCGTGGCGCTGCGGACGGCCGGGGTCAGCTTAgacggcggaggtggcgccAGGAAGAACGTGCTGGTGACGGCGGCCTCCGGCGGGGTGGGCCACTTCGCCGTCCAGCTCGCGCGGCTGGGCGGCCACCGCGTCACGGCCACCTGCGGCGCGCGCAACGTCGGCCTCGTGGGGCGCCTGGGCGCCGACGAGGTGCTCGACTACGCCACCCCGGAGGGCGCCGCGCTGCGGAGCCCCTCGGGGAGGAGGTACGATGCCGTGGTGCACTGCGCGACGGGGTTCCCGTGGTCCGCGTTctcgccggcgctcgccgacgccggcgtggTGGTCGACGTCACgccgggcgcggcgggcgtCACCACGGCGCTGTGGCAGAGGGCGACCTTCTCCAAGAAGAGGCTGGTGCCGCTGTTCGTGTCGCCGACGAAGGAGGACATGGAGCTGCTGGTGGGCATGGCGAGGGAGGGGAGGCTCAAGGCGGTGATCGAGTCGAGGTGCCCGCTGAGCAGGGCGGAGGAGTGCTGGGCCAAGAGCATGTCAGGGCACGTCACCGGCaaggccgtcgtcgtcgtcggagaagAAGAGTGA